In Prosthecomicrobium sp. N25, one DNA window encodes the following:
- a CDS encoding cold shock and DUF1294 domain-containing protein, which produces MPESISAWARGRVVRWNDPEGYGFLAPDAGGPDLFFHVTALPFGGRRPAPGETVEFQPGLDERGRPRAVAVRFEGGWLAFRPPSLPTGVVLAFLALVLAASLWRGLPWWTPAVYLVMSALSGLAYTVDKGRAERFERRVSERTLHALDLLGGWPGGLIVSQSLRHKTAKLSFRVIFWVIAAAHVAFWLTVLGGARVWTYL; this is translated from the coding sequence ATGCCGGAGAGCATATCCGCCTGGGCCCGGGGCCGGGTCGTCCGCTGGAACGACCCGGAGGGCTACGGCTTCCTGGCGCCCGACGCGGGCGGCCCGGACCTGTTCTTCCATGTCACCGCGCTCCCCTTCGGCGGCCGCCGGCCGGCGCCGGGCGAGACGGTGGAGTTCCAGCCCGGCCTCGACGAGCGGGGCCGCCCGCGCGCGGTGGCGGTCCGCTTCGAGGGCGGCTGGCTCGCCTTCCGCCCGCCGAGCCTGCCGACCGGCGTCGTGCTCGCCTTCCTGGCCCTCGTCCTCGCGGCGAGCCTCTGGCGCGGCCTGCCCTGGTGGACGCCGGCCGTCTACCTAGTCATGAGCGCCCTGTCGGGCCTCGCCTATACGGTCGACAAGGGCCGCGCCGAGCGCTTCGAGCGCCGCGTCTCGGAACGGACCCTGCACGCGCTCGATCTCCTCGGCGGCTGGCCGGGAGGCCTGATCGTCAGCCAGTCGCTCCGCCACAAGACCGCCAAGCTGTCCTTCCGGGTGATCTTCTGGGTGATCGCCGCCGCCCACGTGGCCTTCTGGCTGACGGTGCTCGGCGGCGCCCGCGTCTGGACCTACCTCTGA
- a CDS encoding SDR family NAD(P)-dependent oxidoreductase, which translates to MAEPSLSGRIVVVTGASRGIGRVFAREVARAGAHVVAVARTVGGLEELDDEIRGFGGAATLVPLDLKDLDGIDRLGAALFERFGQVDGLVGNAGVLGVLSPLAHLDQKVWDEVMTVNVTANWRLLRSLDPLLRRSGSGRCVFLTSGAARRLRAFWGLYSVSKAALEAMVVTYAQEGEIAGVKANLLSPGPIRTAMRAKAMPGEDPDTLDPPEVLVPALLRLLAPDLAESGRIWEHRDQAWV; encoded by the coding sequence ATGGCCGAGCCCTCCCTCTCCGGACGCATCGTCGTCGTCACCGGCGCCTCCCGGGGCATCGGACGCGTGTTCGCGCGCGAGGTGGCGCGGGCGGGTGCCCACGTGGTCGCCGTCGCCCGGACCGTCGGGGGCCTCGAGGAGCTCGACGACGAGATCCGCGGCTTCGGCGGCGCCGCCACGCTGGTCCCCCTCGACCTCAAGGATCTCGACGGCATCGACCGGCTCGGCGCGGCGCTGTTCGAGCGTTTCGGCCAGGTGGACGGGCTGGTCGGCAATGCCGGCGTGCTCGGCGTGCTGTCGCCGCTCGCCCATCTCGACCAGAAGGTGTGGGACGAGGTGATGACCGTCAACGTCACGGCCAACTGGCGGCTGCTGCGTTCGCTCGACCCGCTCCTGCGGCGGTCCGGCAGCGGCCGCTGTGTGTTCCTCACCTCCGGCGCAGCGCGCCGGCTGCGCGCCTTCTGGGGCCTCTACTCGGTGTCGAAGGCGGCCCTGGAGGCGATGGTGGTCACCTACGCCCAGGAGGGGGAGATCGCCGGGGTGAAGGCCAACCTGTTGAGCCCCGGGCCGATCCGGACGGCCATGCGCGCCAAGGCCATGCCTGGCGAGGATCCCGACACCCTGGATCCGCCGGAGGTCCTCGTGCCGGCCCTCCTGCGCCTGCTCGCCCCCGACCTCGCGGAGAGCGGCCGGATATGGGAACACCGGGACCAGGCCTGGGTCTGA
- a CDS encoding DHA2 family efflux MFS transporter permease subunit: MTPPSGLRLWGGFGAMCVGMFMAILDIQIVATSLPAIRGALDIPADRMSWIQTAYLIAEVIAIPLTGWLTRLLGMRRLFIAAVSVFTLASIGCAASSGFGQLVAWRVLQGFAGGTLIPAVFSAVFLLFPFATQGRATTIAGLLAVLAPTAGPVAGGWITDTASWHWLFLVNVAPGVLSALAGAALLPREPLERRVAAELDIVSLALMALSLAALEIGLKEAPGRGWTSPVVLGLLVGFVAAGLVFVLRTLRRAKPVVDLSTFRDRDFAIGCALSFVLGMGLYGSVYLMPVFLGLVRGHGAFAIGTIMLATGLAQLVGAPVAVELERRFDPRILTAVGFALFGAGLALSGFDTPQTDGREMVLPQVVRGAAIMLCLLPPTRLALGHLPAERVPDASGLFNLMRNLGGAIGIALVDTLLFGRAEEHGRRLLDRLTAGDLDAARFLGIPEGLVQGRAPGPLDPMAMAYLRPLIEKGGLTLAVDEAWLMLAAVTFAGLAAIPFVTRRGAPVAGTGPAVH; this comes from the coding sequence ATGACGCCGCCCTCGGGCCTGCGCCTGTGGGGCGGGTTCGGCGCCATGTGCGTCGGCATGTTCATGGCCATCCTGGACATCCAGATCGTGGCCACGTCGCTGCCGGCGATCCGCGGTGCGCTGGACATCCCGGCGGACCGGATGAGCTGGATCCAGACCGCCTACCTGATCGCCGAGGTGATCGCGATCCCGCTCACCGGCTGGCTGACGCGGCTGCTCGGCATGCGCCGGCTGTTCATCGCGGCGGTCTCGGTCTTCACCCTGGCGTCGATCGGCTGCGCGGCCTCGAGCGGCTTCGGCCAGCTCGTCGCCTGGCGGGTGCTCCAGGGCTTCGCGGGCGGCACGCTGATCCCGGCCGTCTTCTCGGCCGTCTTCCTGCTCTTCCCCTTCGCCACGCAGGGGCGAGCAACCACGATCGCCGGCCTCCTGGCGGTACTCGCTCCGACGGCCGGCCCGGTGGCGGGGGGATGGATCACCGACACCGCCTCCTGGCACTGGCTCTTCCTGGTGAACGTCGCGCCGGGGGTGCTGTCGGCGCTCGCCGGGGCGGCGCTCCTGCCGCGCGAGCCGCTGGAGCGGCGGGTGGCGGCCGAGCTCGACATCGTCTCGCTGGCCCTCATGGCGCTGTCCCTGGCCGCGCTCGAGATCGGGCTCAAGGAGGCGCCGGGCCGCGGCTGGACATCGCCGGTCGTGCTCGGGCTCCTCGTCGGCTTCGTGGCTGCCGGCCTCGTCTTCGTGCTGCGGACGCTGCGGCGGGCGAAACCGGTGGTCGATCTCTCGACCTTCCGAGACCGGGACTTCGCGATCGGCTGCGCGCTCAGCTTCGTGCTCGGCATGGGCCTCTACGGCTCGGTCTACCTGATGCCGGTCTTCCTCGGCCTCGTGCGCGGGCACGGGGCCTTCGCGATCGGCACGATCATGCTGGCGACCGGCCTCGCCCAGCTGGTCGGCGCCCCGGTCGCGGTGGAGCTCGAGCGGCGGTTCGATCCGCGGATCCTGACTGCGGTCGGCTTCGCGCTGTTCGGGGCCGGCCTGGCGCTCTCCGGCTTCGACACGCCGCAGACGGACGGGCGGGAGATGGTCCTGCCCCAGGTGGTCCGCGGCGCAGCGATCATGCTCTGCCTGCTGCCGCCGACCCGCCTCGCGCTCGGGCACCTGCCGGCCGAGCGGGTGCCGGACGCGAGCGGGCTCTTCAACCTGATGCGAAACCTCGGCGGCGCGATCGGCATCGCGCTGGTCGACACGCTGCTGTTCGGCCGCGCGGAGGAGCACGGACGCCGGCTGCTCGACCGGCTGACGGCCGGGGACCTCGACGCCGCCCGTTTCCTGGGCATCCCCGAGGGCCTCGTACAGGGCCGCGCGCCCGGGCCGCTCGACCCGATGGCGATGGCCTACCTGAGGCCGCTGATCGAGAAGGGCGGGCTGACGCTCGCGGTCGACGAGGCCTGGCTGATGCTCGCGGCCGTCACCTTCGCAGGCCTCGCCGCCATTCCGTTCGTCACGCGGCGCGGCGCCCCGGTGGCGGGGACGGGGCCCGCCGTCCACTGA
- a CDS encoding CvpA family protein, whose protein sequence is MDFLTVLDGIVLVVVLVSALLAMYRGLIREVFSIASWAAAAGAAYYFHKPLLPYAKQYINNEYVALGVTIGGIFVVTLIVVSYITMKMSDFVLDSAFGALDRSAGFLFGAARGLLLLVVAMLFFNWFVPSAQQPKWVSSAKSKPVLDYLGQQLVAALPENAEEQILNKLRNRGRNDTVPAEPDADPRPVPQQRTDNRTGTYNTGERKSLDQLITGTTRQ, encoded by the coding sequence ATGGATTTCCTGACGGTTCTCGACGGCATCGTGCTCGTCGTCGTGCTCGTTTCCGCGCTCCTCGCCATGTATCGAGGCCTCATCCGCGAGGTGTTCTCGATCGCCTCATGGGCAGCGGCCGCAGGCGCCGCCTACTATTTCCACAAGCCGCTCCTGCCCTATGCCAAGCAGTACATCAACAACGAGTACGTGGCGCTGGGCGTGACCATCGGCGGCATCTTCGTGGTGACGCTGATCGTGGTCAGCTACATCACCATGAAGATGTCCGACTTCGTGCTCGATTCGGCCTTCGGGGCGCTCGACCGGTCCGCCGGGTTCCTGTTCGGCGCCGCGCGCGGCCTCCTGCTCCTGGTCGTCGCGATGCTGTTCTTCAACTGGTTCGTGCCCTCCGCGCAGCAGCCGAAATGGGTGTCGAGCGCCAAGTCGAAGCCGGTGCTCGACTATCTCGGGCAGCAGCTGGTCGCGGCGCTGCCGGAGAACGCCGAGGAACAGATCCTCAACAAGCTGCGCAACCGCGGCCGGAACGACACCGTCCCGGCCGAGCCGGACGCGGATCCCCGTCCAGTTCCGCAGCAGCGGACCGACAACCGGACCGGCACCTACAACACCGGCGAGCGCAAGTCGCTCGACCAGCTGATCACCGGCACAACGCGCCAGTGA
- the der gene encoding ribosome biogenesis GTPase Der, with translation MRPTVAIVGRPNVGKSTLFNRLVGKRLALVDDTPGVTRDRREGDARLGDLDFTVVDTAGLEEAEAESLTGRMRLQTEAAIRDADVVLFLVDSRVGVTPIDGHFAELVRRSDTPVILVANKAEGRAGEAGAYEAFGLGFGDPVPLSAEHGEGMADLYEALRPYIDAVAPPRDETEPEPDGEDETPEARAAKPLRIAVVGRPNAGKSTLVNALIGEDRMLTGPEAGITRDSVSVDWEWRGRRIKLFDTAGMRRKARVQDKLEKLSVADTLRAIRFAEVVVLCLDATTPFEKQDLQIADLVVREGRAIVIALDKWDLVEDRVKAWKDLRETCERLLPQIRGVPLVRLSGLTGEGLDELMKAVIKVEEVWTRRVSTAQVNRWLEHVLQRHPPPAVSGRRIKIRYATQAKTRPPTFAIFCSRPDALPDSYTRYLANDLRETFDLAGIPLRLNIRGGGENPYDKKKDG, from the coding sequence ATGCGCCCGACCGTCGCCATCGTCGGCCGGCCGAACGTCGGCAAGTCGACGCTGTTCAACCGCCTCGTGGGCAAGCGCCTCGCGCTCGTCGACGACACTCCCGGCGTCACGCGCGATCGCCGCGAGGGTGACGCGCGCCTCGGCGACCTCGACTTCACGGTGGTCGATACCGCCGGGCTGGAGGAGGCCGAGGCGGAAAGCCTGACCGGCCGCATGCGGCTGCAGACCGAGGCGGCGATCCGGGACGCCGACGTCGTCCTCTTCCTGGTCGATTCGCGCGTCGGCGTGACCCCCATCGACGGCCATTTCGCCGAACTGGTGCGCCGCTCCGACACGCCCGTGATCCTGGTCGCCAACAAGGCCGAGGGCCGGGCCGGGGAGGCGGGCGCCTACGAGGCCTTCGGCCTCGGCTTCGGCGATCCCGTGCCGCTCTCCGCCGAGCACGGCGAGGGCATGGCCGACCTCTACGAGGCGCTGAGGCCCTATATCGACGCCGTCGCGCCGCCCCGGGACGAGACCGAGCCCGAGCCGGACGGGGAAGACGAGACCCCCGAGGCGCGCGCCGCCAAGCCACTGCGGATCGCCGTGGTCGGGCGGCCGAACGCCGGCAAGTCCACGCTCGTCAACGCCCTGATCGGCGAGGACCGGATGCTTACCGGCCCGGAGGCCGGCATCACCCGCGATTCCGTCTCGGTCGACTGGGAATGGCGCGGGCGGCGCATCAAGCTCTTCGATACCGCCGGCATGCGCCGCAAGGCGCGCGTCCAGGACAAGCTCGAGAAGCTCTCCGTCGCCGACACCCTGCGGGCGATCCGCTTCGCCGAAGTGGTGGTGCTCTGCCTCGACGCCACCACGCCCTTCGAGAAGCAGGATTTGCAGATCGCCGACCTGGTCGTCCGCGAGGGTCGTGCGATCGTGATCGCGCTGGACAAGTGGGATCTGGTCGAGGACCGCGTGAAGGCCTGGAAGGACTTGCGCGAGACCTGCGAACGCCTGCTGCCGCAGATCCGCGGCGTGCCCCTCGTGCGCCTGTCCGGCCTGACCGGGGAGGGGCTCGACGAACTCATGAAGGCGGTCATCAAGGTCGAGGAGGTCTGGACCCGCCGCGTCTCCACCGCTCAGGTGAACCGCTGGCTGGAGCACGTCCTGCAGCGCCATCCGCCGCCGGCCGTCTCCGGCCGCCGCATCAAGATCCGCTACGCCACCCAGGCGAAGACCCGTCCGCCGACCTTCGCGATCTTCTGCTCGCGGCCCGACGCCCTGCCGGACAGCTACACCCGCTACCTCGCCAACGACCTGCGCGAGACCTTCGACCTCGCCGGCATCCCGCTGCGGCTCAACATCCGCGGCGGCGGCGAAAATCCCTACGACAAGAAGAAGGACGGCTGA
- the purF gene encoding amidophosphoribosyltransferase yields the protein MDIGFPFQADDDTLHEECGVFGVFGHPEAGALTALGLHALQHRGQEAAGIVSYDGQQFHVERHIGLVGDNFAKPSVIDRLKGNRAIGHTRYATTGGQILRNVQPMFAEFHGGGFSVAHNGNITNAMTLQRQLQKRGSIFQSTSDTETVIHLTATSDKAHLVDRFVDALRQIEGAYAFVALSEKKMIGVRDPLGVRPLVLGHVDGAFVLASETCALDIIGGRVIREIEPGEMVVITEEGVESSKPFAAVPSRFCIFEYVYFARPDSLIAGTSIYSVRKRIGHELARETPAAADVVIPVPDSGTPAAMGFAEASGLPFDLGIIRNHYVGRTFIQPTDSIRHMGVKLKHNPNRAVIEGKRVVLVDDSIVRGTTSQKIVQMVRDAGATEVHMRIASPPTTDPCFYGVDTPEKSKLIASRMSVEELARFINVDSLAFLSIDGLYRAVGEARRNNEIPQYCDACFTGEYPTRLTDRTQTSNVRQLNLIAEAS from the coding sequence ATGGACATCGGATTTCCCTTCCAGGCCGACGACGACACGCTGCACGAGGAATGTGGGGTGTTCGGCGTGTTCGGGCACCCGGAGGCCGGTGCGCTGACGGCGCTCGGGCTGCACGCCCTCCAGCACCGCGGCCAGGAGGCAGCCGGCATCGTCTCCTACGACGGCCAGCAGTTCCACGTGGAGCGGCATATCGGCTTGGTGGGCGACAACTTCGCCAAGCCCAGCGTGATCGACCGGCTGAAGGGCAACCGGGCGATCGGCCATACGCGCTACGCCACGACGGGCGGCCAGATCCTGCGCAACGTGCAGCCGATGTTCGCGGAGTTCCACGGCGGCGGCTTCTCGGTGGCGCACAACGGCAACATCACCAACGCCATGACGTTGCAGCGGCAGTTGCAGAAGCGCGGCTCCATCTTCCAGTCGACCTCCGACACGGAGACGGTCATCCACCTGACGGCGACCTCCGACAAGGCGCATCTGGTCGACCGTTTCGTCGACGCGCTCCGGCAGATCGAAGGCGCCTACGCCTTCGTGGCGCTGTCCGAGAAGAAGATGATCGGCGTGCGCGATCCCCTCGGGGTGCGGCCGCTCGTGCTCGGCCACGTGGACGGCGCCTTCGTGCTGGCCTCGGAGACCTGCGCGCTCGACATCATCGGCGGGCGCGTGATCCGGGAGATCGAGCCGGGGGAAATGGTGGTGATCACCGAGGAGGGCGTGGAGAGCTCGAAGCCCTTCGCGGCCGTTCCGTCACGCTTCTGCATCTTCGAGTACGTGTATTTCGCGAGGCCCGACTCGCTCATCGCCGGCACGAGCATCTACTCGGTGCGCAAGCGGATCGGGCACGAGCTGGCTCGCGAGACGCCGGCGGCCGCCGACGTCGTCATCCCCGTCCCGGATTCGGGGACGCCGGCCGCCATGGGCTTCGCGGAGGCCTCGGGCCTGCCCTTCGACCTCGGCATCATCCGCAACCACTATGTGGGGCGGACCTTCATCCAGCCGACCGATTCCATCCGCCACATGGGCGTCAAGCTCAAGCACAATCCGAACCGGGCGGTGATCGAAGGCAAGCGGGTGGTGCTCGTCGACGATTCCATCGTGCGCGGGACCACCTCGCAGAAGATCGTCCAGATGGTGCGGGACGCCGGCGCGACCGAGGTGCACATGCGCATCGCCTCGCCGCCGACGACCGACCCCTGCTTCTACGGGGTCGACACGCCCGAGAAGTCGAAGCTGATCGCCTCCAGGATGTCGGTCGAGGAGCTGGCGCGCTTCATCAACGTGGACAGCCTGGCGTTCCTGAGCATCGACGGGCTCTACCGGGCGGTCGGCGAGGCGCGCCGCAACAACGAGATCCCGCAGTATTGCGACGCCTGCTTCACGGGCGAGTATCCGACGCGGCTGACCGACCGGACGCAGACCAGCAACGTGCGGCAGCTCAACCTGATCGCCGAAGCGAGTTGA
- the alr gene encoding alanine racemase, which produces MTLESLDTGLAGARLTIDLAALEANWRDLAARAAPAECAAVVKADAYGIGIGPAVRRLHDAGCLTFFVAHPEEGLRARTVAPDAVIYVLNGLFPGAVDVLADAGLRPVLGSPDEVEAWAAAGRARGRPLPSALHVDTGMNRLGLDLEEARALAGRADLLAAADPHLVMSHLACADEPEHPLNGRQLERFRAAAALFPGLPASLANSAGIFLGADYQAGLVRPGVALYGGAVRSGRPSPMMPVLHLSAPILRIRRVAAGETVGYGAAETLRRDSRVAILSVGYADGYRRAASAEDGRPGGRVAIGGRVVPILGRISMDLMAVDVTDVPGACRGTAVELIGDHVGLGDVAAAMGTIDYEVLTGLGLRFQRAYLDET; this is translated from the coding sequence ATGACGCTCGAATCCCTCGACACCGGGCTCGCGGGGGCGCGCCTGACCATCGACCTCGCCGCCCTGGAGGCCAACTGGCGCGACCTCGCCGCGCGCGCGGCGCCGGCGGAATGCGCAGCGGTGGTCAAGGCCGACGCCTACGGGATCGGGATCGGCCCCGCCGTGCGCCGGCTCCACGACGCCGGCTGCCTCACCTTCTTCGTGGCCCATCCGGAGGAAGGGCTGCGCGCCCGCACGGTGGCGCCCGACGCGGTGATCTACGTCCTCAACGGGCTCTTTCCGGGTGCCGTCGACGTGCTGGCGGACGCCGGGCTGCGGCCGGTGCTCGGGTCGCCCGACGAGGTCGAGGCCTGGGCGGCGGCCGGGCGCGCCCGGGGGCGCCCCCTCCCCTCCGCGCTGCATGTCGACACGGGCATGAACCGGCTCGGGCTCGACCTCGAGGAGGCGCGGGCGCTCGCGGGCCGGGCGGACCTGCTGGCGGCCGCGGACCCGCATCTCGTGATGAGCCATCTCGCTTGCGCGGACGAGCCGGAGCACCCGCTGAACGGGCGGCAGCTCGAGCGGTTCCGGGCCGCGGCGGCGCTCTTTCCCGGCCTGCCGGCCTCGCTCGCCAACTCGGCGGGGATCTTCCTCGGGGCGGACTACCAGGCGGGGCTCGTCCGGCCCGGCGTGGCGCTCTACGGCGGCGCGGTGCGCAGCGGACGGCCCTCGCCGATGATGCCCGTCCTGCATCTCTCCGCGCCGATCCTCCGGATCCGCCGGGTCGCGGCGGGGGAGACGGTCGGCTACGGGGCGGCGGAGACGCTGCGCCGGGATTCCCGGGTCGCGATCCTGTCCGTCGGCTATGCGGACGGCTACCGCCGGGCCGCATCCGCCGAGGACGGCCGGCCGGGCGGCCGGGTGGCGATCGGCGGCCGGGTCGTCCCCATTCTCGGGCGGATCTCGATGGACCTGATGGCCGTCGACGTCACCGACGTGCCGGGGGCCTGCCGCGGGACGGCGGTCGAACTGATCGGCGACCATGTCGGGCTGGGGGACGTCGCGGCGGCCATGGGGACCATCGACTACGAGGTGCTCACGGGCCTCGGCCTTCGCTTTCAACGTGCCTATCTCGACGAGACGTGA
- a CDS encoding outer membrane protein assembly factor BamB family protein, whose translation MRKSLRLVVLSGLAAALLSGCTSSDDISDAMMAINPFSEKEKILPGTRIPVLPDQQPSQLVTRKPVSVPGPRATGNWGQAGGPPGNNPGHAALEGSGGTRVWAASAADVAAGGLTRETIRVFARPVAADGRIFVYDPNGNVSAHSASGGGRLWRVSVQREGVSDDPTTGGGVASDGPRVYAATGYGTVVALDASSGGKVWEKRIGEPARSAPTVADGKIFVVSQGNVVYALNASDGSEAWSFRGVPESGGLLASANPAVSGGKVVVPFTSGELVAIDIKTGQAAWSDALARASRNYAVSGLSDIAASPVVDDGVVYATGVGSRTVAIQLKDGNRIWEKAIGSAHTPAVAGNAVFVVDLDDNLIAIERKTGDVLWTNRLPVTREKKKRTNWAGPVLAGGSLWLVSNEGGLIALNPTNGQVVNTLSTGEPAMIAPVVAGGKLIVLTGSGTLAAYN comes from the coding sequence ATGCGGAAGTCCCTGCGCCTCGTCGTCCTGTCCGGTCTGGCCGCAGCCCTGTTGTCCGGCTGCACGTCGTCGGACGATATCTCCGACGCCATGATGGCGATCAATCCCTTCTCCGAGAAGGAGAAGATCCTCCCGGGAACGCGCATCCCCGTCCTGCCGGACCAGCAGCCCTCGCAACTCGTCACCCGCAAGCCGGTCTCCGTGCCGGGCCCGCGCGCCACCGGAAACTGGGGACAGGCCGGCGGCCCGCCCGGCAACAATCCGGGCCATGCCGCCCTCGAGGGCTCCGGCGGCACCCGCGTCTGGGCCGCATCCGCCGCCGACGTCGCCGCCGGCGGCCTGACGCGCGAGACGATCCGCGTCTTCGCGCGCCCCGTGGCCGCGGACGGCCGCATCTTCGTCTACGACCCGAACGGCAACGTCTCGGCCCACTCCGCCTCGGGCGGCGGCCGGCTCTGGCGCGTCTCGGTCCAGCGCGAGGGCGTGTCCGACGACCCGACCACGGGCGGCGGCGTCGCCTCCGACGGTCCGCGTGTCTATGCCGCCACCGGCTACGGCACGGTCGTCGCCCTCGACGCGTCGTCCGGCGGCAAGGTCTGGGAGAAGCGGATCGGCGAACCGGCCCGCAGCGCGCCGACCGTCGCGGACGGGAAGATCTTCGTCGTCAGCCAGGGCAACGTCGTCTACGCGCTCAACGCCTCGGACGGCAGCGAGGCCTGGTCGTTCCGCGGCGTGCCGGAATCCGGCGGTCTGCTCGCCTCCGCCAACCCGGCGGTGTCGGGCGGCAAGGTGGTGGTTCCCTTCACGTCCGGCGAACTGGTCGCCATCGACATCAAGACCGGCCAGGCCGCCTGGAGCGACGCCCTCGCCCGCGCCAGCCGGAACTATGCGGTGAGCGGATTGTCGGACATCGCCGCGAGCCCGGTCGTCGACGACGGCGTGGTCTACGCCACCGGGGTCGGCAGCCGCACCGTGGCCATCCAGCTGAAGGACGGCAACCGGATCTGGGAGAAGGCGATCGGCTCCGCCCACACGCCCGCGGTCGCCGGCAACGCCGTCTTCGTCGTCGACCTCGACGACAACCTCATCGCCATCGAGCGCAAGACGGGCGACGTCCTGTGGACGAACCGGCTGCCGGTGACCCGCGAGAAGAAGAAGCGGACCAACTGGGCCGGCCCGGTTCTGGCCGGTGGCAGCCTCTGGCTCGTCTCCAACGAGGGCGGCCTGATCGCGCTGAACCCGACCAACGGGCAGGTTGTCAACACCCTCTCCACGGGCGAGCCCGCGATGATCGCCCCCGTCGTGGCGGGCGGCAAGCTGATCGTCCTGACCGGCAGCGGAACGCTCGCCGCCTACAACTGA
- the radA gene encoding DNA repair protein RadA has translation MAKRSSRFVCQNCGTVTARWAGRCDGCGEWNTVSEEDDGGSGVGAGPRSIAVTARKGRVFPLVGLSGEAKEAPRIVSHMPELDRVTGGGFVRGSAVLIGGDPGIGKSTLLIQAAARLAAGGHRVVYVSGEEAVAQVRLRAERLGLGGAPVALAAETSVEDILATLQAGETPALVVVDSIQTLWTETAESAPGTVTQVRAAAQALIRYAKASGAAVVLVGHVTKDGQIAGPRVVEHMVDAVLYFEGDGGDRFRVLRAVKNRFGATDEIGVFEMTGRGLEEVANPSELFLGERDGKAPGAAVFAGMEGSRPLLVEIQALVAPTSLGTPRRAVVGWDGSRLSMILAVLDAHCGVRLSSHDVYLNVAGGLRIQEPAADLAVAAALVSSATGVALPRNSVYFGEVSLSGSVRPVARAEQRLKEAERLGFTGGLVPAASLGDAGTTMGVGGVDALVDLVARIAAGTGTGGQPPADRGAVAFDRDRRAAGNRGIERLPGRQAGGSY, from the coding sequence ATGGCGAAACGTTCAAGCCGCTTCGTATGCCAGAACTGCGGCACGGTGACCGCACGCTGGGCGGGCCGATGCGACGGCTGCGGCGAGTGGAACACGGTCTCGGAGGAGGACGACGGCGGCTCGGGCGTCGGCGCGGGCCCGCGCAGCATCGCGGTGACGGCGCGCAAGGGCCGGGTCTTCCCCCTCGTCGGCCTCTCGGGGGAGGCCAAGGAGGCGCCCCGGATCGTCAGCCACATGCCGGAGCTCGACCGGGTGACCGGCGGCGGCTTCGTGCGCGGATCGGCGGTGCTGATCGGCGGCGACCCGGGGATCGGAAAGTCCACGCTCCTGATCCAGGCGGCGGCACGCCTCGCCGCCGGCGGGCATCGGGTGGTCTACGTGTCGGGCGAGGAGGCGGTCGCGCAGGTGCGGCTCAGGGCCGAGCGGCTGGGCCTCGGCGGGGCTCCGGTAGCGCTCGCCGCCGAGACGAGCGTGGAGGACATCCTCGCGACCCTGCAGGCGGGCGAGACACCGGCGCTGGTGGTGGTCGATTCGATCCAGACCCTGTGGACCGAGACGGCCGAATCGGCGCCCGGCACCGTGACGCAGGTGCGGGCTGCGGCGCAGGCCCTGATCCGCTATGCCAAGGCGAGCGGCGCAGCGGTCGTGCTGGTCGGGCACGTCACTAAGGACGGCCAGATCGCCGGACCGAGGGTGGTCGAGCACATGGTCGACGCGGTGCTCTACTTCGAGGGGGACGGCGGCGACCGGTTCCGCGTGCTCCGGGCCGTGAAGAACCGATTCGGGGCGACGGACGAGATCGGCGTCTTCGAGATGACGGGACGCGGGCTCGAGGAGGTCGCCAACCCTTCCGAGCTCTTCTTGGGCGAGCGCGACGGCAAGGCGCCGGGCGCGGCGGTGTTCGCCGGCATGGAAGGGTCACGGCCCCTCCTGGTCGAGATCCAGGCCCTGGTGGCGCCGACCTCGCTCGGTACCCCGCGCCGCGCGGTGGTCGGCTGGGACGGCAGCCGGCTGTCCATGATCCTGGCCGTGCTCGACGCCCATTGCGGGGTGCGGCTTTCGAGCCACGACGTCTACCTGAACGTCGCCGGCGGGCTGCGCATCCAGGAACCGGCCGCCGACCTGGCGGTCGCGGCGGCGCTGGTGTCCTCGGCCACCGGGGTTGCTCTTCCGCGGAATAGTGTCTATTTCGGCGAGGTCAGCCTGTCCGGGTCCGTGCGGCCCGTGGCGCGGGCCGAGCAGCGGCTGAAGGAGGCCGAGCGGCTCGGCTTCACGGGCGGCCTGGTCCCCGCAGCGTCGCTCGGCGACGCCGGGACCACGATGGGGGTCGGGGGCGTCGACGCGTTGGTCGACCTCGTCGCCCGCATCGCCGCGGGGACGGGCACCGGCGGGCAGCCGCCGGCCGACCGGGGCGCGGTGGCCTTCGACCGGGATCGCCGGGCGGCAGGGAATCGTGGTATCGAGAGGCTCCCGGGCCGGCAGGCCGGCGGGTCATACTGA